In one Nicotiana sylvestris chromosome 8, ASM39365v2, whole genome shotgun sequence genomic region, the following are encoded:
- the LOC138875688 gene encoding uncharacterized protein, whose product MEKVKIFQERLKASQSLQKSYADIRRRKLEFQVDDWVFLRVSPMKGVMRFGKKGKLSPRYIGPYRVTQRIGQVAYRLELPPEMSLVHPVFHVSMLKKVVGDPSTIVPIEDIEVNEELSYEEIPVAILDRQVRKLRNKEVASVKVLWQSQQVEEATWEAESEMKEKYPHLFEQV is encoded by the coding sequence ATGGAAAAAGTTAAAATCTTTCAGGAAAGGCTGAAAGCTTCTCAGAGTCTCCAGAAATCTTATGCGGACATTCGTCGAAGAAAATTGGAATTCCAAGTAGATGATTGGGTGTTCTTGAGGGTATCTCCTATGAAGGGAgtcatgcgatttgggaagaaagggaagttgagtcctagATATATCGGGCCATATCGGGTCACTCAAAGGATAGGACAGGTAGCCTATAGACTGGAATTGCCCCCTGAAATGTCATTAGTGCAcccggtgttccatgtgtctatgttaaagAAAGTGGTTGGAGACCCATCCACCATCGTGCCAATCGAGGATATCGAGGTCAATGAAGagttatcatatgaagaaattccggtcgctattcttgataggcaagttcgcAAATTGAGAAACAAGGAAGTTGCTTCAGTTAAAGTGCTATGGCAAAGTCAACAAGtcgaggaagccacttgggaagcggaaagtgaaatgaaagaaaaatatcccCATCTATTTGAACAAGTCTAG